Within Quercus lobata isolate SW786 chromosome 5, ValleyOak3.0 Primary Assembly, whole genome shotgun sequence, the genomic segment CAATGGTGAACAAGCGACTGGGCCACACTTGGTGGTTAATATACTGTTACTTCTAAAGCCCAtcacaaacattaaaaaaaaacattcatgaACATTTGGACCTCATAAGATAATGGGCCTCTACATGTCCACATGAATattctcaaatttcaaaatgttACCGACcgttttttgtcaatttacaaCGTTAATACCATCTCGAATTTTTGAGTTTCCTAATATataattctctttctttttctgaaaaaacaaaaattgcctTTCATAAAAGCTTTGCTTAAGCGTCAAAAGCTCAAAACACAGACCAAGAAACAAACCCATCAATGGCGGTCTCTGAGCACTCCAAAGAATACCCATTTgtagaagaggaggaagaataCAGTGAAAGTGAAGGGTCTCACTCAGATCAAGATTCTGATGACTCGGATAGAGACCCAAGTTACACTATTCTTGAAAAAACCAGTGCCAAGTTCTCTAACCTCTCaataaaaaacaacataaaatcaaAGGCTCGGTTTGTATCTCGCCCTTTACTTTGataatgggtttttttggggggttaaATTCTGATTTAGCATTTCTGAACTGGGTTTAAGTGTTTACGTCTTGTTTTAATGGGGTTTTTGTTGTGTATGCAGGATTGTTGAAGATAATGATATGGATTGTGAAGGAGATTCAAGTGAGGTGGAAGTGGTAGTGCCAGAACTTGATGAGAAAGATAAGAAAAGCTATGAGGAAGTGCAAAAGATCATTGAAGGTTTAAtccattaatttgatttttttaatgttcaagAAAGTTCTTTTTTGGGTCAAATTAAACTTAGCCTTGGTATTTGGGAAATTAAATACAGTTAATGGATTCTTGAATTATATGGTATAAATATTTGATAGAATTGGGGGAAATGTTAATGTGTGCGTGTGCTTCTATGTGTGTATTGGATAGTTTCATGTATATGCATAGTACTTTGAATATACAGCAATGTtgagggaaaaaagaaacaagaaaaagtttaaatttgatGAAGCTAtcatagaaatatataagaggATAATCActtgtttgaactttgaatgtTATTATTGGTTTATACATGGAATTGATTCTTCTGTAATTATGTTGTGGCAGAGGGCTAGCTAGAGAGGTTGTTATATATTAGGTTATTATAGCACAGTAGAGTTTGTTGCTGAAATATATAGGCTTCACAATATTGTTGAGATGAACAAGAACAAGGGAAAGTCAATTTTAGACAGGCCAAATTGCTGAAATGCACAACATGATGATTACTTGcagtattttcctttttttgatgtatgaaaattttaatttaatttatttttttgttttggtggcAGCTGGCCAGCTAGAGAAACTGAAATTGGACCAGTGTAAGGTTTATTTGAGGAAGAATGGACTGAGATTGACCGGCAACAAGGATACACTCATTCAGCGCATTAAGGAGCATCTAGAGTAAGCTCATATTCTTTAGAAGTGGCAATGATTTTGAAGAACTGTGTGGTTTCTCATAATCTTTAATGTTTGTTTTCAGGATTTTAAATGGTGGAGGGGAGAACAAATACCCTGCCTCTAGCTTTGTGTTGAATTGTAAAGGTGcacatattaatttaaatattcatgGTCCATGGAtggttatttgtttgtttattggtTTTGGTGCTATGACTCCAATCAAAAGGAAAACAGAAGAATACACATGTCACAATCTAGGGCCAAGCAATCCTTACTCCTGAGTGGAATATTTGTTGGTAAAAGCTACCATGAGGGGCTAGCTAGACTATCCACACAAACATTTGACTCCCTGAGAAATGGCAAACTTGATTGGTTTCAATATAACACatgtaaaaaatttgtatttgttaCTATTACCACATTGAATTTCTAGTTCAcctttttatgggtttgaaaggtGCACATATCACCTTTTTATGATACTGTTCTTTCTTATAAATTTGCGCATATGAAATTGAAGTAGATGGAGTTACTAATTCAGGGTTTAGTGGGCTTGGACAGCAAAGATGAGATACTTTAGGATAATTTGTATCCTATTAAATATTTGGTATACTACTTAGATGATGCACATTTCATTACTCATTGAATCATACAGATCAGCTTCTTGCTATGATCTCCTTTATTTCTTGTATTTCTTGTCTCAAATTTCTTTATCAAGCCTAGAGTGTAGAAGTTCGTGGTCATTGATTGGCGTTGTTCAAAtaaatttcttctctttcatgTTTATAATCTGAAATATAAATGGGGTTTTTGCAGGTGATGCATGCACTGGTGATGTTGTTATGTTTGAGCAAAATGTTTATgaaatgtaagttttttttttttaaaattttatttttatgtcttaTATTTTAGTGAATGATATACCTTTCCTTCTTATTTTACAATGGCAAAAGATTTAGAAGTAGTGCTTGATGTAACCATTTGCATAGCATTGTAACGTGCACAAATGACGTGAATTCAAGTAATTATTGTTGTCCAATTGATTGCTCACTTGTCAATGCTTTGTACTTACTCTCATTATGATGTTTAGTCAAGATGGGCTATGGTTGATAAACTTGGGCATGATGCTTACTAATATGATTTACTAACACTCACATTATTCTATCAGTATTTTCTGATATTTGAATTCAATACCTTTTCCACTTCTAATGTGGAAATCTCAGGTTCAATATAGCATCCCGAAGTGCCAGTGGTCCTCCTTGTGGCAAAAGGATTGTTGCAGGCCGCATTGTGAAAGAAAGCTATGGTGCTGCCAAGCAACAGCATACCTTTACTGTAAGTCAAAAATCTATGATCCTTATAGAATAATACTGAAAGGATGTATACATTGCATGCATTACTTGTTAGTGTCCAAAAGGCAGCCATAAACTTTGTTTGAAGGTTTGATGTAAATTATTATTCTGTACttgtattttggtaaattttaaatagatttatttgGTGGATTAACCTCATTCCATTAGATGGAGGGTAAACTTATGTACATTTCCTCGAATCACCTAAGGTTCCTCAACTAAATTTAAGAATGTGGTTTCATTGACCAATGGCAATGAACCACATGTTTAAATTTAACTGTCCTTGAAAAAGATGACactatttttaatatattggtCAATACAACAgtgtatttataattcaattgagAACCTAAGGAACTAGACGTAAGTCTTGCCCTTAGATAAAACTCAGTAATGGGGTGAACATGTATGTTTCTACACTTAATTGCAATAGTTAACATACAGCTTTCTTGCTATTCTAAACAGATTGAAGTACTCTGGAGCAAGGGGGAGAAACCACTCCCACCACTTCATCCCCTCCTAATTAAGGGTCGAAACCTTTACCGACTAAAGACTTTGAGACAGGTTTGTAAGAtataaacaattttcttattctcAGTCCTCTGTTAGTTGCTTAGTATTAAACCAATCACATTGTTGTCAACTTTTTAGAGATGGGAAGATGAAGGGAAGAGGCAGAAAGTTTTGATGGAAAAGCACTCCAGGGGGTTTGTTGCAAGGTCTGATAGAGAATCACGGATCCAAGAgaaggaaaataagaaaatgcgGTACTCACTTCTGCTTACGTACTGGAACACTGTTATCTTTTATTGGTATCATATATGAATATGATAGAGGTTACAGAATCATTTTGGTTGTACTTGCATTAGTACATGCTTATATTGTCTGTCTGTATTTCAGGATCCCAAAAAAGGAGACAAATAGAAACCAATCTCAATTCAATTCAGTCTCAACTGCAAAATCTGCAATCCAACCACCACAGTCAGATTTATTGGTCAATTCAAGGAAACCAACATTTCAACCTTCACAGTCAGGCCAAAATTATAATTCAGAAAAATCAGGATTTGGACCTCTTAAGATGGATCCATCTGTTAATTCAGGAAAACCAGCAAATTCTCAGCAACAGTTTGTTGCATTCCTTGATTCAGGGAAACTAGACATGAGGCCTCAGCAGTTGGGATCATTCACTCATTTAGGAAGGCCAACTGAGCAAACTCGAGTAGCTTTATTCTCTGAACCAAGAAAAGCAGCAACTCAGCCACAGCAGCAAACTAATACAACAAAAAGTGACTATCACCGTCAGCAACCTTCTCAGAGCTttgttgagtcaatgcatgcaAGTAATATAGAAAGAATGTACAGTGGCCATCAAGCTTACATTCAAAGCAACAACTATCAAGCTCATAGCGACAAATATCCAAATACTTATGGGACAAGAGGGTTATCAGATGGGACTTATAATGGACAGCCATTGACAAGCATGAATCACTTTCCACCAAGGAGCCCACCACCATTGACAAGCACGAACCACTTTCCACCAATGAGTCCACCACGGAGGCAAGGCCATATGCAACAACAGCTATGCAGATACTATGCTCAAGGGAGGTGCCATTTTGGAGATAAATGCAAGTTTTTGCATGAACGAAGAAGAGAATATGGCCAGAGGAGGGAAGATAGGTGGCCTTGTGACCAGAGAAATTTAAGAAGGTGACCAGAGAAATTTTGGAATGTGGCGTACCGACACATTTTAAATTCAAACAACACTGGTTTCAATCCTGATGGAGTTTGGTGAAAGTTTACATAGATTGTGTTCAGTGGTGGTACATGGGTTCTAAGAAGGAGGGCGGTGCCCTGAATCAATCAAAAAGCTTATTGATTTGATTTGCCAAGTTTTGTTCAATGCATTTTGAACCAGTGACAATTTAGTCTACACACTTTCAATTACGACGTTTCAATGAAAATGTTGAAAAGATTTTGTATGCTTTGGGACAAACAAAATGCCCCCTTGTGATTTGACTCGAAAACAAATTAGTCTTATTactgtttcaaatttttttcaatttagatTTTGACCCTTAAGTTtagattaaaaatgaaattattaggGTACTTTGACGGAACCCTAACAGTTTCATTTTTATTCCAAACTTTAGACATTTAAATGTTTGTCAAATAAGAGTTTATAAATGAGATAACTACCCTGTCTTAAACATCTAAGGAACATATGGTGAAACAAGTAGTCCTCCTTCCATTGCATTTTGATGCCACAAAAAATATCCAATATAATAATTCTTTTCCAGGtataaaatttaactaaaatgaATGTTTACTTTTTATTCTCTTGTACGATGAATAATCTCTTCTGTTGGTCTGCTTCAAGAGTCATTTTTAGTGACTCAGTTTTTGGGCCCGAAGTTTTATGGGCCTAGCTTGAAAGCAGGATAAAATACCTCCCTGTGAAACCAGGAACTAACACATGGCAATTAAGCCCAAGATAAACCCAAGACttaaagagaaaatagaggAGGTCGAGACCCAAACCCCCGCTGAAATTTGTGGCGGCTGCTGCTGGTGAATTCAACTCTTCAGAGTTCAGCCCCTGCTGAAATTAGTTACTGGTTCGAATATCAATCTTATATTTTTTGCATATTTAGAAAGTTGTTTCTggaataatgaaaaaaaaaaaaaaaaaactgtgtgaaaaaaaaaaaaaaaaagctacattAATAGGGAtgataaagtaataaaataaaaaaataatagggatgattgttttagttttttattttaatttttaattataaaattttccgGCTGTGGTGAGTTtcagacagagagagagatagaacaAGTGCAGAGGATACGAAAGGAAGGGAGTTTTAGACGCGTATAAAGTAACATTTTAATAagttaaaataacatttttctagAAAGTGTAGAAAGTTAAAATCTTTCTGCCAATTTAAACTTATGAATAATGATTCTCTTTTACAAATTTGCTGATTTAACAGAACTTGATATTATTTGAGCAGGAAAATTCATTGAAAGTTTGAAGTGGTTTTGAATCCACTATTTCATTTGGTATGCATTAGAAAGAGGATTTTGTATGTAATGATGAAGTGCTTTTTTTAGTCACTATATATCTATTTTCTGTTTTTCCAAAAGTTCTATGCTTGAAGAATCACCACTTTTTGAGTACAAAACAGTTTTTTTCCACTCGAAAGCTCACCTGTTTTTCTAGCTCACTTGGACTGATTGAACTGAGGCCCAGTTCGGCCTATATTGACAGTGTCATGGTTTGGTGTCTAGTTACTATAGTATGATATCAACCATCCTAAGACTCCtgaaattatcaaaaaatagataattGTTTAACAGGAAGAAGAGGTTTTATCAGCTTGGGAAATTGACTCTGGTTGCATTTTTGACAGGTTTATCAAGGTGTTGAAAGAGTTTGCAGGCTGTGATGGGTAAACT encodes:
- the LOC115989215 gene encoding zinc finger CCCH domain-containing protein 62-like, with the protein product MAVSEHSKEYPFVEEEEEYSESEGSHSDQDSDDSDRDPSYTILEKTSAKFSNLSIKNNIKSKARIVEDNDMDCEGDSSEVEVVVPELDEKDKKSYEEVQKIIEAGQLEKLKLDQCKVYLRKNGLRLTGNKDTLIQRIKEHLEILNGGGENKYPASSFVLNCKGDACTGDVVMFEQNVYEMFNIASRSASGPPCGKRIVAGRIVKESYGAAKQQHTFTIEVLWSKGEKPLPPLHPLLIKGRNLYRLKTLRQRWEDEGKRQKVLMEKHSRGFVARSDRESRIQEKENKKMRIPKKETNRNQSQFNSVSTAKSAIQPPQSDLLVNSRKPTFQPSQSGQNYNSEKSGFGPLKMDPSVNSGKPANSQQQFVAFLDSGKLDMRPQQLGSFTHLGRPTEQTRVALFSEPRKAATQPQQQTNTTKSDYHRQQPSQSFVESMHASNIERMYSGHQAYIQSNNYQAHSDKYPNTYGTRGLSDGTYNGQPLTSMNHFPPRSPPPLTSTNHFPPMSPPRRQGHMQQQLCRYYAQGRCHFGDKCKFLHERRREYGQRREDRWPCDQRNLRR